The genomic DNA GTCGTGGGTTCAAGTCCTGCTACCCCTGCCAAATAAAAAACTAATTTATACCTAAATAATCTTAGGTATTTTTTTATTAAATAGGGGTATAGTTCAGTTGGTAGAACATCGGACTCCAAATCCGAGTGTCGTGGGTTCAAGTCCTGCTACCCTTGCCAAATAAAAGAAAAAAATAACGTTTTGCATTTAATTAAATGCAAAACGTTATTTTATTTTTTTAGGTAGTAATGATTTTTTAATTGCTATAAGTGCTATTGTATCAATACCTGCATGTCAAGGAAACACAGTAGGTACTTTAGCTTCCTTAAACTCAAATTCATTTTCCTTTAAATAATTTTTTATTTGTTCAATTATTTTATTATTTATTTCGTCTAGTGAAACAAGAAGTAATTCATATTCACTTTTCATTTCTTTTTTTAAAGCAGTCGTCATTTTATCTAATACTGCTTTGTAAGTTCTTCCCATTCCGATTTTTTTAGGTTTTTCTAATCATTGAATTGAAACTTTTGTTTTCATAAATTTTAAAATTGCTATTAGTAAAGAATTTGCACGACCACCTTCAGCAAATTTTTTTAAATCACTTGGTATGATTGCAGTTCAAGAGTCTTTAGCTCATTTATCTGTTTCTTCTTGAAATTTTGAAGGTTCATTAATTCCAGATAAAATCATTTCTTCAAATTTTAAAGCTAATAATTGTGCGCAGTTAGCTGCAATAAAATGTTTAATAATTGTAACTTTTCCTTTATAGTCATCTTCATTTGCTAGCATCACAGCAGTTTGATGCATACCAGATAAGTTTGAAGGAATTGTTAAATGAATTATATGATCAAATTCTTTTAACATTTCATCATATTTTTCCATTAATTCTCCTGGTGATGCTTGACTTGTTGTTGTACGGTTATTACCTGCTAAGACTTTCATTAAGTCATTTTTTTTAATAACTTCTGGTGTATCAAAATAATCATCTTTGTTGTTAACAATTAAATGTAACGGTATTACCCTTATAAGTTTTGTATTATGCTCTTCTGGAATGAAACCAGTAGAACTATCTACTAATATTCCTATTTTCATATATATTCTCCTTATTTATTTTCATATTCCTAATGCGAATGTTTCTCTACCTGTATGACAAGTAATAGTATTTGGCATTTCGTCTAAAAAGCCAAGTTTAAATCCTAAATTTATTGCTGCTTCCTTTACCATATTTAATGTTTCTTCATCAATTCTTGAGTAAGAAATATCTATTGTATCTTTAGTACTAAATTGTTTTAAAGCTGCCAGTGCTTCTTCAATTGCTTTTTTGAAAGTTCTAGTTTTACCATGTTTATCAATTTCTCCATCGTATTTTAATATTGGTGTAATTTTTAAGAACTTTGCAAGTCCAGCCGCCGCCTTACTAATTCTGCCACCTCTAACTAATTGATTTAATGATTTAGGAATGATAAATACTCTAAAATCCTTATTTGCTTTTTCTATTAAATCAGATATTTCTTGCGCATTTTTTCCTTCTTTAATTAATTGTAAAACTCAATGTACTTGTTTTTTTAAAATTATACTTACTCCATTTGTATCAATTACAAATACTTTTCCTTTATAATCATCTTCATTTGATAACATTTTGCAGGTATTATATTGTCCTGAAAGGCCTTTTGAAAGTAATAGACATACAACTTGGTCATATTCCTTTAATAATTCATCTCATTTTTCCATCATTATACCTGGAATAGATTGTGAAGTTTTTAATAGCTGTGAATCATTTAAACTATAAAAGTCATCTGGTTTAAAAGATTCGTCATCAGCTATTTGTTCTCCATCTTCTTTAGTAATCATTAATGGCACTAGATAAAGATCTTTAATACTATTTATATCATTAATTCCACACGACGAGTCAGTAATTACAGCTATTTTCATAGTTTCTCTCCTCATATTTGAAACGGCATAAAAGCAAACGTTTCTCTACCAGTATGACAAATAATTGTATTTGCTAGATCATCTAATAATCCAATTTCATAACCGGCTTCTGTTACTATTTTTTTAACAAGATTGATAGTCTCTTCATCGGTTCTTGAAAAAGAAATATCTATTTTCTTATTCTCAGGATAAAGTACTTTTAATAATCTTAATGCTTCTTCGACAGCTTTTTTGAAAGTTCTAGTTTTACCTTGCTTATCAATTTCTCCATTGTATTTTAGAATTGGAGTTATTTTCAATATTTTGGCAAGTCCAGCAGCAGCTTTACTAATTCTGCCACCTCTAACTAATTGAACAAGAGACTTAGGAATGATATAACCGTGTATATCATTATAATATTTTTCAATAATATCTTTAATTTCTTCTCCAGTTTTACCTTCTTGAATTAGTGTTTGAACTAATTCTAATTGACGTTTAATAACGATACTTACACCATTATTGTCAATTACGTGTATTTTATTTATATATTTTTCTTCTTGAGAAAACATTCTGAATGTATTAAATTGTCCTGAAAGACCTTTTGAAAGTAATAAACAAACAACTTGGTCATATTCCTTTAATAATTCGTCTCATTTTGTCATAACATCACCTGGAATTGACTGAGAAGTTTTTAAAAGTTGTGAATCATTTAATTTATAAAAATCATCTGTACTCAATTTTTCATCATCAGCTATTTGTTTTCCATCTTCTTTTGTGATCATTAGTGGAACTAAATACAGGTCTTTATAATCTTTAGTATTCTTTATTCCACAAGAAGAATCAATTAAAATTGCAATTTTCATAATTCCTCCTCTATATAAAAGACTTAATATATTATATAATTGTTTTGATATTATTCCAATAGAAAAGCCAGGTAATTAATATGAAATTATTTATAAAGTATATTAAAAATTTTAGTACAATAAGTGTTATTTTGAGCAATAAAAAAATTACTAGAACTGAAAAAGATCTACACTCAGCAATTTTATTTCATGATAAAGAAATTGTTGGTTTCAATATATTTAATTTCAAATCTAATAAAGCATTTTATTTAGAAGATAAGAACTTAAAAAGAAAAGTAAGACCAATTTTAAAAAAATATTTAGGAGATTTTAAACTTGAGAGACAGTTTATTATTGCTAAAATAACTGAATGTGAAAAGATTCCTGAAACTCATCTATCAAAGTGTAAAGTTAATATTGGAAAAAAAGAAATTCAAATTATTTGCGGAGCTAAAAACGCAAGAAAAAATATTTATACAACATTGGCTACAGTTGGTTCTTGAATGCCTGATGGAATTCAAATTAAACCCGGAAAACTTAAAGGTTTTGACTCATTTGGAATGTTATGTTCAGCAAAGGAATTAGAAATTGATAATGAGAAATATAATAATGAAGGAATTATGGAATGAGAAGTTGATGATTCATATATTGGTAAATCAATTTGAGAGGTTTTAAATGAAAAATAAGTTTAACATTGATTTAAGAATATTTGAAGATTACTATTCAGCTGATTATTTTAAAAAAACTAGAGAGATTCTTAATAAATTTAAACCTAATCAATTAGTTACAATGCAATGGTTTCAAAGAAAAGAAAACACAGTGATTTGTGGTATTGAAATAATAAAAGAAATTTTAAAATTATCTAATATTAAAAATCTTATTGTTGAAGCTGTTGAAGAAGGAGAAATTGTAAATTCTCTAGAACCTGTTTTAAAAATAACAGGTAAGTATAGTGATTTTGCACATTTTGAAGGTCTTTTTGATGGAATTCTTTCAAGAGCTTCTACTGTTGCAACAAATGCAAGAAATATCTCAATTGCTGCAAATGGTAAAAAGGTTTTAAATATGAATGATAGAATGGATTATTATACAAATCAACAAATTGATGGTTATGCTTCTTCAATTGGAGGAATTAAAAACTTGGTAACATATGCATCTTTTGAGTATTTGGAAGAAGAAACAATTCTAAATGGAACAATGCCTCATGCATTAATTGCATCATTTAATGGAGATTTGATTGCTGCTACTAAGGCTTATAAAGAGGTTTTTCCTAATAATGACTTAGTTGTGCTTGTTGACTATAATAATGATTGTATAAATGATTCTATAATGGTTTGTAATCACTTTAAAAATGAAATTACGGCGTTAAGATTGGATACTTCTTCAAATTTAGTAGATAAGTCATTAGCAAATATAAAAGAAAAGGATAATGAGCTTCATGGAGTCAATCCTACATTAGTAAAAATGCTAAGAGAAAAATTAGATTTAAATGGTCATCAAGATGTAAAAATTATTGTTTCTTCAGGATTTGATGAAAATAAAATTAGTTATTTTGAAAAAAATAAGGCTCCTGTAGACATTTATGGTGTAGGAGACGCTATTACCAAAAATAAAATTGGCTTTACAGGTGATATTGTATTAATTGATGGTAAAAAACAATCTAAATTTGGTAGAGAAAATGCCTTTTCAAACAAGATAAAAAGTATAAAATATAGGTAATATTGTATAGAAAGCGGTTTCTTATGAATTTGTTTAGAAAGAAAAAAACTAAAGTTAAAACTAATGTACTTGAAAATTCTAATGAAAAACAAGAAGACAGAGCTCCAAATCATTGAACTTATAATGATGACCCATTATTGAATATGGAACCTTTATTTTCAGATGACCCTGAGGCTCGCAAACTTTCTAAAAACTTTTCTGCATCTTCGAATATGGAACAATCAAATAACTCAGATTTAGCTGTAAGAGATAAGCTAATAGAGTTAAGAAAAATTGTTGGAGCAAAACAAGTAACTACTCAAAAAACAGATGGGGTATTAGGTTCAATTATTGATCGAGCAAGAAAAAACTCACAAGATATTCAAACTCAAGTACTCGAAAATGATCCTGTAATTGCTAAATTACTTAAGATTGAGAATTTAAGAAAATCAGGAGGAGTAGATGAAGAACTTTACACCGATGTTGAAAAAATTAAAAGTAGCACTGTTAGTTATGCAGATAGAGCAAAAGAATTTTATTCAAAACATACAACAATTAAGGGAGTAGAAAGTGAATTAGACAGAGTAAGGAGATTATCTCAAGAAACTCAAATTAGAAGAGAAGAGCAAAAAAGAGAAACTGCAAAATTTGAAACTGGAGAATTCGTTAAAGAATTGAAAGTAGACAAAGAACCACGTGTTGTTAAAAGTATTTTTAAAATCGAACCAAGAAGATCTTATACATATGAGATTACTAAGGAACAGGAATTAAAAAATAAGTTGTTAGAAATTAAAAAGGCAAAATTTAGAAACATTGAAGAAGAAATTGAACTTACTATTCAAGAAATTGATTCAAAACAATTTAAAGATCAAAATAAAAAAGCTGAGTTTTTTGAAGAAAAACTAAAGGAATTTGATAAGTTGTTGAAAAATAGTACTAAAGAAAATAGAAAACCTGAACTTGAACTTATTAAACCAAGAAGAGTTCAAAATAAAAAGAAATAGGGTGAATTTTAAATGGACAAGAAAAGTAATGATCTTATTTTAGATAAGAAAACGTATGAAACTGAAGAAACAAAAAAGAGACTTGATGAAATTAAAAATAGTAATATATTAATGAGTTCACAATCAACAGCTAATGATTTTTATGTTCCTAAAAGAAAAACTAAAAGCTCTCATTTAGAAAAAGTTGCTATTATAAAACCAAGAAAGAAAAAAAATCTTCCTTTTAGTCATGATCAACAAAGAGAAATTGAAGAAACAATTACAAATTTACAATCAGAATATAGAGAATTTGATAAATCAAATAAAATTTTTGAAAAGAGACTTTTAAAAGAAGAACAAAAATTATCGAGACTAATTCTTAAAACTAATAGAAAGATTGGTAGTTTAATTTTCAAACAAGATACAGAGCAATTAGAAAGAACTGTAGAATTGCAAGAAGAATACTTAAAAGCTTTTGATAAGGTTCACGATAACATAGATACAATTGGCTTGAGAGAGCAAAATATACCTCTTCAAGATAGAAGAAAACATATCTATAGTAAAGCCTACAATGCAGAAACTGAAAGAGCAAGAAAACTTATTGAATTAAGAAATAAAAATAGGGCTACTTGAACAAATCAAATTAAAAAGGAAGTTAAGGAAAACTCAAAAAGAAAAAGTGAAAATTGAATGGAGAGACTTGGAATACTTGATGATGAATAGTTTTTTATTATCAAGTATTTTTATATGTCAATTTATTTTTGAAAAGCCACGTTAGTGTTATATAATTTTAATAATTATTAGGAGATTTAAATATGAACTTAACATTAATTTATGCATCAGCAGCAGTAGAACAAACACAAACAGTTATGATAATTATTTTATTAGCTTTAGCAATAATTTTAACTTTATATACAATAATTACTTTAAGAAAAGTAGGTATTGCAGCAAAAAAAGTTGATTACTTTTTTGAAGATTTAACTTATAAATCAGAAATGCTAAATGCAACAGTTGATACAGTTGCAAGAGTTACCAATTATGCAGATATTTTTGATGCTTTTGCTAAAAGAAATGTTAAATCATGAGTTAAAGTTGCAACTAAAAATAAGGATGTTGTTTATAAGTTAGTTGATAAATTAAGAGAATTTGCAAATTCAAAAGATTAGATGAGGAGGTATTAAGATATGTTTAAACTATTAAGATTTGCCTCATGAGTTTTTATTGGAATGATGTTAGCTCCAAAAAAAGGTGTTGAGATTAGAGCT from Spiroplasma endosymbiont of Cantharis nigra includes the following:
- a CDS encoding DegV family protein, which produces MKIGILVDSSTGFIPEEHNTKLIRVIPLHLIVNNKDDYFDTPEVIKKNDLMKVLAGNNRTTTSQASPGELMEKYDEMLKEFDHIIHLTIPSNLSGMHQTAVMLANEDDYKGKVTIIKHFIAANCAQLLALKFEEMILSGINEPSKFQEETDKWAKDSWTAIIPSDLKKFAEGGRANSLLIAILKFMKTKVSIQWLEKPKKIGMGRTYKAVLDKMTTALKKEMKSEYELLLVSLDEINNKIIEQIKNYLKENEFEFKEAKVPTVFPWHAGIDTIALIAIKKSLLPKKIK
- a CDS encoding DegV family protein, with translation MKIAVITDSSCGINDINSIKDLYLVPLMITKEDGEQIADDESFKPDDFYSLNDSQLLKTSQSIPGIMMEKWDELLKEYDQVVCLLLSKGLSGQYNTCKMLSNEDDYKGKVFVIDTNGVSIILKKQVHWVLQLIKEGKNAQEISDLIEKANKDFRVFIIPKSLNQLVRGGRISKAAAGLAKFLKITPILKYDGEIDKHGKTRTFKKAIEEALAALKQFSTKDTIDISYSRIDEETLNMVKEAAINLGFKLGFLDEMPNTITCHTGRETFALGIWK
- a CDS encoding DegV family protein, giving the protein MKIAILIDSSCGIKNTKDYKDLYLVPLMITKEDGKQIADDEKLSTDDFYKLNDSQLLKTSQSIPGDVMTKWDELLKEYDQVVCLLLSKGLSGQFNTFRMFSQEEKYINKIHVIDNNGVSIVIKRQLELVQTLIQEGKTGEEIKDIIEKYYNDIHGYIIPKSLVQLVRGGRISKAAAGLAKILKITPILKYNGEIDKQGKTRTFKKAVEEALRLLKVLYPENKKIDISFSRTDEETINLVKKIVTEAGYEIGLLDDLANTIICHTGRETFAFMPFQIWGEKLWK
- the ytpR gene encoding YtpR family tRNA-binding protein, whose product is MKLFIKYIKNFSTISVILSNKKITRTEKDLHSAILFHDKEIVGFNIFNFKSNKAFYLEDKNLKRKVRPILKKYLGDFKLERQFIIAKITECEKIPETHLSKCKVNIGKKEIQIICGAKNARKNIYTTLATVGSWMPDGIQIKPGKLKGFDSFGMLCSAKELEIDNEKYNNEGIMEWEVDDSYIGKSIWEVLNEK
- a CDS encoding nicotinate phosphoribosyltransferase; the encoded protein is MKNKFNIDLRIFEDYYSADYFKKTREILNKFKPNQLVTMQWFQRKENTVICGIEIIKEILKLSNIKNLIVEAVEEGEIVNSLEPVLKITGKYSDFAHFEGLFDGILSRASTVATNARNISIAANGKKVLNMNDRMDYYTNQQIDGYASSIGGIKNLVTYASFEYLEEETILNGTMPHALIASFNGDLIAATKAYKEVFPNNDLVVLVDYNNDCINDSIMVCNHFKNEITALRLDTSSNLVDKSLANIKEKDNELHGVNPTLVKMLREKLDLNGHQDVKIIVSSGFDENKISYFEKNKAPVDIYGVGDAITKNKIGFTGDIVLIDGKKQSKFGRENAFSNKIKSIKYR